The following proteins are co-located in the Streptomyces sp. NBC_01198 genome:
- a CDS encoding helix-turn-helix transcriptional regulator, translating to MAGAGWFCRVPGAVFETGAVVAGGPDRAPRVVVEEYPLPQQHEQVLRELTGGVRESADALRQGGGWTGAAGLEVALALDAAMARRGVRVRAVYPRALLAVPRYAAHLRQVSDAGVSVRVLDHVPHDLLVCDRQTACLTAEGAVEPGAGGPAPLVRIREPLLAASFVAIYESYWQRATPLSRTSAGPHHAQLGTREKAVIRLMTNGYSDDRIARRLGITTPDVQAVMTALMERLDAGSRFEAGYKLAREVDPRDL from the coding sequence ATGGCGGGCGCGGGGTGGTTCTGCCGGGTGCCCGGTGCGGTGTTCGAGACGGGGGCGGTGGTGGCCGGGGGGCCGGACCGGGCGCCCCGGGTGGTGGTGGAGGAGTATCCGCTGCCGCAGCAGCACGAGCAGGTGCTGCGCGAACTGACCGGCGGCGTAAGGGAGTCGGCGGACGCCCTGCGGCAGGGGGGAGGGTGGACGGGGGCGGCCGGGCTGGAGGTGGCGCTCGCGCTGGACGCCGCGATGGCCAGGCGCGGGGTGCGGGTCAGGGCGGTGTATCCGCGGGCGCTGCTCGCGGTGCCGCGGTATGCCGCGCATCTGCGGCAGGTGTCGGACGCCGGGGTGAGTGTCCGCGTCCTCGACCACGTGCCGCACGACCTGCTGGTCTGCGACCGGCAGACGGCGTGCCTGACCGCCGAGGGGGCGGTGGAGCCGGGTGCGGGGGGCCCGGCTCCACTGGTACGGATCAGGGAGCCGCTGCTGGCCGCGTCCTTCGTGGCGATCTACGAGTCGTACTGGCAGCGGGCCACCCCGCTGTCGCGTACGTCCGCCGGGCCGCACCACGCCCAACTCGGCACCCGGGAGAAGGCGGTGATACGGCTGATGACCAACGGCTACAGCGATGACAGGATCGCCAGGAGGCTCGGCATCACCACCCCGGACGTGCAGGCGGTGATGACGGCGCTGATGGAACGGCTGGACGCAGGCAGCCGTTTCGAGGCCGGGTACAAGCTCGCCCGCGAGGTCGACCCGCGGGACCTGTGA
- a CDS encoding DUF397 domain-containing protein, producing MTDRTRDEWLKSSYSNGSGGNCVEVSHASEPIRVRDSKDPGGTVLAFSAGEWDAFLREVGRGDGEFGRS from the coding sequence ATGACCGACCGCACACGAGACGAATGGCTCAAGAGCAGCTACAGCAACGGCTCCGGCGGCAACTGCGTCGAGGTGTCGCATGCTTCCGAGCCCATACGGGTTCGGGACTCCAAGGATCCCGGCGGGACCGTCCTCGCCTTCTCTGCCGGCGAGTGGGACGCGTTCCTCCGGGAGGTAGGACGGGGCGACGGGGAGTTCGGACGGAGCTGA
- a CDS encoding helix-turn-helix domain-containing protein, protein MAGSPTARRRRLAIELKKLREDSKLTCAQVGEALDWSGSKVNRMETGQGRVQPSDVDALCRHYGAADELRLLLMGLAKDSKTRGWWHAHGDAVPAWFSVYVGLEQAASGLRTYESEFVPGLLQTADYARELHRATASLSDEETQRVIAVRMERQALLTGPRPLDLWAVVHESVLRHTIGDRQVMRGQLERILESGGLANVTVQVLPFDAGSYPATGSFTVLGFPEQEDPDVVYRDGLTDAVYLERPHDIAQYTKAFDNLRALSLSPQRSIDLIKATIRGLAS, encoded by the coding sequence GTGGCCGGTTCACCCACTGCTCGTCGCCGTCGGCTGGCGATCGAGCTCAAGAAGCTCCGCGAGGACAGCAAGCTCACGTGTGCGCAGGTCGGGGAGGCGCTGGACTGGAGCGGGTCGAAGGTCAACCGTATGGAGACCGGCCAGGGGCGCGTGCAGCCCTCGGATGTTGACGCGCTGTGCAGGCATTATGGAGCCGCTGACGAACTGCGGCTGCTGCTGATGGGGCTGGCCAAGGACTCGAAGACGCGAGGTTGGTGGCATGCCCACGGTGACGCCGTCCCGGCGTGGTTCTCGGTCTACGTCGGACTTGAACAAGCAGCTTCCGGCCTGCGCACATACGAGAGCGAGTTCGTACCCGGCCTGCTCCAGACCGCCGACTACGCGAGGGAACTGCATCGAGCAACGGCCAGCCTGAGCGACGAGGAAACGCAGCGTGTCATCGCCGTACGGATGGAGCGGCAAGCGCTGCTCACCGGCCCGCGGCCGCTGGATTTGTGGGCAGTGGTGCACGAGAGCGTTCTTCGCCACACCATCGGCGACCGTCAGGTGATGCGCGGCCAGCTCGAACGCATACTGGAATCAGGCGGTTTGGCCAACGTCACTGTGCAGGTCCTGCCCTTTGACGCAGGAAGCTATCCGGCCACCGGCTCCTTCACCGTTCTGGGCTTCCCCGAGCAGGAGGATCCAGATGTGGTCTACCGCGACGGCCTGACGGACGCCGTCTACCTTGAACGTCCGCATGACATCGCGCAGTACACGAAGGCCTTCGACAACCTGCGGGCCCTCTCGCTGAGCCCGCAGCGATCCATTGACCTGATCAAAGCCACGATCCGAGGACTTGCTTCATGA
- a CDS encoding DUF3427 domain-containing protein produces MADIVGGVGLGTGEPVTGIYEELITRRLAERIRELDAAGLLAIDELVGTESSPHVLARHVGETVHRVLQGLPPDEQVAAANRILASVGTVRGAEEWISAVVEGPRRLMAVAEQKAPGVYEIHRPATPLSETALITNAPEDPNLGSELRAELATADSIDLLCAFVKWHGLRVLERPLKAARERGARIRVITTTYIGATERRALDRLVRDFGAEVKVNYETRSTRLHAKAWLFRRRTGYDTAYVGSSNLSKAALLDGLEWNVRLSSVATPAVMRKFEATFDSYWSEPAFESYDPARDGDRLSRALSAAGGGTAGGRSTLRLSGLEVRPYPYQRDMLERLEVEREVHDRHRNLLVAATGTGKTVMAALDYRALRRKLGRDLRLLFVAHRREILDQSMRTYQDVVGDANLGEALHSGDIPASWTHVFASVQSLNAERLRRLDPRHFDVVVIDEFHHATAKTYRRIIEHFAPLELLGLTATPERTEGATVQDEFFDGRIAAELRLWEALENDLLSPFHYFGITDNTDLTGVTWRRSSQGYDRAELTALFTGDSARARLVLRAVRDKIADPGAMRALGFCVSVEHARYMAACFREANLAAVALSAETPKAERHAALAGLAAGEIQVIFSVDLLNEGVDIPDVDTLLLLRPTSSATVFLQQLGRGLRRTESKAVLTVLDFIGQHRADFRFEEQFGALTDLRRNRLVAGVEQDFPHLPSGCQIILERKAKERVLKNIRDRISINAPQLAREIAFYARPALADYLAESGRDLKQLYRGGNSWTALLRRARLLPENAPAGEDGLLRRTPAFHHVDDPVRIHAYSVLLADDAADYDTLDPQLQAYARMLVFTLWPSGGGFPGYAAALGSLAVQDAFRDEVRQILAYNLARTEHVPVPLLGDHAGLPLTVHGSYNREEILTALGQTALGGYTPVTFQEGARWCPDIATDALFVTLEKDAKDFSPQTRYRDYAMSETRFHWESQGRTSDTSPTGLRYRTHAERGTHVLLFVRRFKRTDIGGPQPWMLLGPARFVDHRGSKPMGIVWDLRHRLPADVWTYSAIAAG; encoded by the coding sequence ATGGCGGACATCGTGGGTGGCGTCGGGTTGGGGACCGGCGAGCCGGTGACCGGGATCTACGAGGAGCTGATCACCCGCCGGCTGGCCGAGCGGATCCGGGAACTCGACGCCGCGGGGCTGCTGGCGATCGACGAGCTGGTGGGTACGGAGTCCTCGCCGCACGTCCTCGCGCGACATGTCGGCGAGACCGTGCACCGCGTGCTGCAGGGCCTGCCGCCGGACGAGCAAGTGGCCGCAGCCAACCGGATCCTGGCGTCGGTCGGGACGGTACGCGGCGCCGAGGAGTGGATCAGCGCCGTGGTGGAGGGTCCGCGCCGGCTGATGGCCGTCGCGGAGCAGAAGGCACCCGGCGTGTACGAGATCCACCGGCCGGCGACACCGCTGTCCGAGACCGCCTTGATCACCAACGCCCCGGAAGACCCCAATCTCGGCTCCGAGTTGCGTGCCGAGCTGGCCACCGCCGACAGCATCGACCTGCTGTGCGCGTTCGTGAAGTGGCACGGCCTGCGGGTGCTGGAACGGCCGCTCAAGGCCGCGCGCGAGCGCGGCGCCAGGATCAGGGTCATCACCACGACGTATATCGGCGCCACCGAGCGCCGGGCCCTCGACCGCCTGGTGCGGGACTTCGGCGCCGAGGTGAAGGTCAACTACGAGACGCGCTCGACCCGCCTGCACGCGAAGGCGTGGCTCTTCCGCCGCAGGACCGGCTACGACACCGCGTACGTGGGCAGTTCGAACCTGTCCAAGGCGGCGCTCCTGGACGGTCTCGAGTGGAACGTACGCCTGTCGTCGGTGGCCACCCCCGCGGTGATGCGGAAGTTCGAGGCGACCTTCGACTCGTACTGGAGCGAACCGGCCTTCGAGTCGTACGACCCGGCACGCGACGGTGACCGCCTCTCCCGGGCGCTCTCGGCGGCCGGCGGCGGTACGGCGGGCGGCCGGTCCACGCTGAGACTCTCCGGTCTTGAGGTGCGGCCCTATCCGTACCAGCGGGACATGCTGGAACGCCTGGAGGTCGAGCGCGAGGTGCACGACCGGCACCGCAATCTGCTCGTCGCGGCGACCGGTACCGGGAAGACGGTCATGGCAGCGCTGGACTACCGCGCGCTGCGCCGGAAGCTCGGGCGGGACCTGCGGCTGCTGTTCGTGGCGCACCGCCGGGAGATCCTGGACCAGTCGATGCGCACCTACCAGGATGTGGTCGGGGACGCGAATCTCGGCGAGGCCCTGCACTCCGGTGACATCCCGGCGAGTTGGACGCATGTCTTCGCCAGCGTGCAGTCGCTCAATGCCGAGCGGCTGCGGCGGCTCGACCCGCGGCACTTCGACGTCGTCGTGATCGACGAGTTCCACCACGCTACGGCGAAGACCTACCGCCGCATCATCGAGCACTTCGCACCGCTCGAACTCCTCGGCCTCACCGCGACGCCCGAACGCACCGAGGGCGCAACCGTCCAGGACGAGTTCTTCGACGGCAGGATCGCCGCCGAACTGCGCCTGTGGGAGGCGCTGGAGAACGACCTGCTCAGCCCGTTCCACTACTTCGGCATCACCGACAACACCGACCTGACCGGGGTCACCTGGCGGCGGAGCTCCCAGGGGTACGACCGGGCGGAACTGACCGCCCTCTTCACCGGCGACAGCGCCCGCGCCCGGCTCGTCCTGCGCGCCGTCCGGGACAAGATCGCCGACCCGGGCGCGATGCGGGCTCTCGGCTTCTGCGTCTCCGTCGAGCACGCCCGCTACATGGCCGCCTGCTTCCGGGAGGCGAATCTGGCGGCCGTCGCGCTGTCCGCCGAGACGCCGAAGGCCGAGCGCCACGCGGCACTTGCGGGGCTGGCCGCCGGCGAGATCCAGGTGATCTTCTCCGTCGACCTGCTCAACGAGGGGGTGGACATCCCCGACGTCGACACCCTGCTCCTGCTGCGTCCGACGTCCAGCGCCACGGTCTTCCTCCAGCAGCTGGGCCGCGGGCTGCGCCGGACCGAGAGCAAAGCGGTGCTCACGGTGCTGGACTTCATCGGCCAGCACCGGGCCGACTTCCGCTTCGAGGAGCAGTTCGGCGCCCTGACCGACCTGCGCAGGAATCGGCTGGTCGCAGGCGTCGAGCAGGACTTCCCGCACCTGCCGTCCGGGTGCCAGATCATCCTGGAGCGCAAGGCCAAGGAGCGCGTCCTCAAGAACATCCGCGACCGGATCAGCATCAACGCCCCGCAACTGGCACGGGAGATCGCCTTCTACGCCCGGCCGGCCCTCGCCGACTACCTTGCCGAGAGCGGCCGCGACCTCAAGCAGCTCTACCGTGGCGGCAACTCCTGGACCGCGCTGCTGCGGCGCGCACGTCTGCTCCCGGAGAACGCACCGGCCGGGGAGGACGGACTCCTGCGGCGGACACCCGCCTTCCACCACGTCGACGACCCGGTACGGATCCACGCCTATTCCGTCCTGCTCGCCGACGACGCCGCGGACTACGACACCCTCGACCCGCAACTCCAGGCCTACGCCCGCATGCTGGTCTTCACGCTCTGGCCGAGCGGCGGCGGCTTCCCCGGATATGCCGCGGCCTTGGGGTCGTTGGCGGTGCAGGACGCCTTCCGCGACGAGGTGCGGCAGATCCTCGCGTACAACCTCGCGCGCACCGAGCACGTCCCCGTCCCGCTGCTCGGCGACCATGCCGGACTTCCGCTGACCGTGCACGGCTCCTACAACCGCGAGGAGATCCTGACCGCCCTCGGCCAGACGGCGCTCGGCGGCTACACACCCGTCACGTTCCAGGAGGGCGCCCGGTGGTGCCCGGACATCGCGACCGACGCGCTGTTCGTCACGCTGGAGAAGGACGCGAAGGACTTCTCCCCGCAGACCCGCTATCGCGACTACGCGATGAGCGAGACCCGATTCCACTGGGAGAGCCAGGGCCGGACCTCCGACACCTCGCCGACCGGCCTGCGCTACCGCACCCACGCCGAGCGGGGCACCCACGTCCTGCTGTTCGTCCGGCGCTTCAAGCGCACCGACATCGGCGGCCCCCAGCCCTGGATGCTGCTCGGCCCCGCCCGCTTCGTCGACCACCGCGGCAGCAAGCCGATGGGCATCGTCTGGGACCTCCGCCACCGCCTGCCGGCCGACGTCTGGACCTACTCCGCCATCGCGGCGGGCTGA
- a CDS encoding PrsW family intramembrane metalloprotease, translating to MYVPAPSTSWHYGPRRPFWESRAVRTGALFTALAVCGVVILAVVRQHIGTEPFLVGMALAVLPVPLLLWAFLWLDRVAPSPWKNVVFAFSWGACAATLVAIFANEYGAKLLATTLSASPTQSDRWGAIFVAPLVEETAKGTAILLLFLFRRRHIESLLDGIVLSGLVATGFAFTENVLYLGSAFGEDKAVGAGVLDSTTAATFFVRVLMTPFAHPLFTSMTGIGFAIAATTRPGRPWRWLAPIGGWLLAMVLHGSWNGSSQLSPVGFFAVYVAVMIPVFGLVVWLAFWARAGELRTIRTHLAVYATAGWLHPREPVALGSMRIRGDARDAARRHHGDAGARAVRDYAGYATHLAFLRAAATRGLAPPDFAARESELLHHLWRDRPLAQPALLHSAPLPWPPPVPGPRPYPYWHQHSPTPPTHPPTTCVPQAFGPSTYAPSAYAPPAYGPPGPKQR from the coding sequence ATGTACGTACCGGCGCCCTCCACCTCCTGGCACTACGGCCCCCGACGGCCGTTCTGGGAGAGCCGGGCGGTGCGCACCGGTGCGCTGTTCACCGCGCTCGCGGTGTGCGGGGTCGTCATCCTCGCGGTGGTGCGGCAGCACATAGGCACCGAGCCGTTCCTGGTCGGCATGGCCCTGGCGGTGCTGCCGGTGCCGCTGCTGCTGTGGGCCTTCCTGTGGCTGGACCGGGTCGCGCCGAGCCCGTGGAAGAACGTCGTGTTCGCGTTCTCGTGGGGCGCCTGCGCCGCCACCCTCGTTGCGATCTTCGCCAACGAGTACGGCGCCAAACTCCTGGCCACGACGCTGTCCGCGAGCCCGACCCAGTCTGACCGGTGGGGTGCGATCTTCGTCGCGCCGCTCGTCGAGGAGACCGCCAAGGGCACCGCGATCCTGCTGCTCTTCCTCTTCCGGCGGCGCCACATCGAGTCACTGCTCGACGGCATCGTGCTCAGTGGCCTGGTCGCCACCGGCTTCGCCTTCACCGAGAACGTCCTCTACCTCGGCTCGGCCTTCGGCGAGGACAAGGCGGTGGGCGCCGGCGTCCTGGACTCCACCACCGCGGCGACCTTCTTCGTCCGGGTGCTCATGACGCCCTTCGCGCACCCGCTCTTCACATCCATGACCGGCATCGGGTTCGCGATCGCCGCCACCACCCGCCCCGGCCGCCCCTGGCGCTGGCTCGCGCCGATCGGCGGCTGGCTGCTCGCGATGGTGCTGCACGGCTCCTGGAACGGCTCCTCGCAGCTGTCCCCGGTGGGCTTCTTCGCCGTCTACGTGGCCGTGATGATCCCGGTCTTCGGCCTGGTCGTCTGGCTCGCCTTCTGGGCCCGCGCGGGCGAACTGCGCACCATCCGCACCCACCTGGCCGTCTACGCCACCGCCGGCTGGCTGCACCCGCGCGAGCCGGTCGCCCTGGGCTCCATGCGGATCCGCGGTGACGCCCGCGACGCGGCCCGCCGCCACCACGGCGACGCCGGTGCCCGCGCCGTACGCGACTACGCCGGTTACGCCACCCACCTCGCCTTCCTGCGCGCCGCCGCCACCCGGGGCCTGGCACCACCCGACTTCGCGGCCCGCGAGTCCGAACTGCTGCACCACCTCTGGCGCGACCGCCCCCTGGCGCAGCCCGCCCTCCTCCACTCCGCCCCCCTCCCCTGGCCCCCACCCGTCCCGGGCCCCCGCCCGTACCCGTACTGGCACCAGCACTCCCCCACACCCCCGACGCACCCACCAACCACGTGCGTCCCCCAGGCGTTCGGGCCCTCTACCTACGCACCGTCCGCGTACGCGCCACCCGCGTACGGGCCACCCGGTCCGAAGCAGCGCTAG
- the trmB gene encoding tRNA (guanosine(46)-N7)-methyltransferase TrmB, with amino-acid sequence MSTSPLAPTVASANASAGAKADARSTAPAAEASPSGAPAPAAPAAGASAPAVPGARFPEGPAADPAGSRGERRIRSFHARRGRITQAQAAAIDRHWDTWGVELDGSPLDLPALYGAGAGPDGAGAGPGRPGMPVVLEIGFGMGDATAQMAAADPGTGILAVDVHTPGQGNLLALADRAGLTNVRVANGDAIVLLRDMLPPASLSGLRVYFPDPWPKAKHHKRRLIQPSFLALVTPLLRPGAVVHCATDWEPYAEQMLEVLSAAPDLANIHPAEGFAPRPDFRPMTKFERQGLAKGHVVRDLLFTRV; translated from the coding sequence GTGTCCACGTCACCCCTCGCCCCCACCGTCGCGTCCGCCAATGCATCCGCTGGCGCGAAAGCCGACGCGCGATCCACCGCGCCCGCCGCCGAGGCGTCCCCCTCCGGGGCGCCCGCCCCCGCCGCGCCCGCCGCCGGTGCCTCCGCCCCCGCCGTGCCCGGCGCCCGCTTCCCCGAGGGGCCCGCCGCCGACCCGGCCGGTTCACGCGGTGAGCGCCGCATCCGCTCCTTCCACGCCCGCCGCGGCCGTATCACGCAGGCGCAGGCCGCCGCGATCGACCGGCACTGGGACACCTGGGGCGTCGAGCTGGACGGCAGCCCGCTGGACCTCCCCGCGCTCTACGGGGCCGGCGCAGGACCGGACGGGGCGGGCGCAGGGCCGGGCCGCCCGGGCATGCCCGTCGTGCTGGAGATCGGCTTCGGCATGGGCGACGCGACCGCGCAGATGGCCGCCGCCGACCCGGGCACCGGGATACTCGCCGTCGACGTCCACACCCCCGGCCAGGGCAATCTGCTGGCGCTGGCCGACCGGGCGGGCCTGACCAACGTCAGGGTGGCCAACGGCGACGCCATCGTCCTGCTGCGCGACATGCTGCCGCCAGCGTCGCTGTCCGGGCTGCGGGTGTACTTCCCCGACCCCTGGCCCAAGGCCAAGCACCACAAGCGCCGGCTGATCCAGCCGTCCTTCCTCGCCCTGGTCACCCCGCTGCTGCGGCCCGGCGCGGTCGTGCACTGCGCGACGGACTGGGAGCCGTACGCCGAGCAGATGCTGGAGGTGCTGAGCGCGGCGCCGGATCTGGCCAACATCCACCCGGCGGAGGGTTTCGCGCCGCGGCCGGACTTCCGGCCGATGACGAAGTTCGAGCGGCAGGGCCTCGCCAAGGGGCACGTGGTGCGCGACCTGCTCTTCACGCGGGTCTGA
- the lhgO gene encoding L-2-hydroxyglutarate oxidase: protein MTATGGTAATSAARSEPYDVTVVGAGIVGLSTAYALTRAAPALRVAVVEKEAGPGRHQTGHNSGVIHSGIYYRPGSLKARYAMAGCAETPEFCAKHGVPYEVTGKLIVATEQAELPRLHALAQRGRENGITVRELGPAQIAAREPEVAGLAAIHVGSTGICDFGAVAAALAGLAADAGCTIRYGVRVTAIGRAADGTVTVSAGATPALRTKVLVNCAGLYSDRVARLAGDDPGMRIVPFRGEFYELAPARRGLVRGLVYPVPDPDFPFLGVHLTRDVHGGVHLGPNAVPALAREGYGRWTVRPRDLAGTAAYPGAWRIARRHWRQEAGEVLRSLSKRAFTANARRLLPALRSSDLRPAPAGVRAQAVLPDGTLVDDFRFAGSPPFVHVLNAPSPAATAALPIGREVARRVLAAL, encoded by the coding sequence ATGACCGCGACCGGCGGCACCGCCGCGACCAGCGCGGCTCGGTCCGAGCCGTACGACGTCACCGTCGTCGGCGCCGGCATCGTCGGCCTCTCCACCGCCTACGCCCTCACCCGGGCCGCGCCCGCGCTCCGGGTCGCGGTGGTCGAGAAGGAGGCCGGTCCCGGGCGGCACCAGACCGGCCACAACAGCGGTGTCATCCACAGCGGCATCTACTACCGCCCCGGCTCGCTCAAGGCCCGTTACGCGATGGCCGGTTGCGCGGAGACGCCGGAGTTCTGCGCGAAGCACGGCGTCCCGTACGAGGTCACCGGCAAGCTCATCGTCGCCACCGAGCAGGCCGAACTCCCCCGGCTGCACGCGCTCGCCCAGCGCGGCCGTGAAAACGGCATCACCGTACGGGAGTTGGGTCCCGCGCAGATCGCGGCGCGCGAGCCCGAGGTCGCCGGCCTCGCGGCGATCCACGTCGGCTCCACCGGCATCTGCGACTTCGGCGCCGTCGCCGCCGCGCTGGCCGGCCTCGCGGCGGACGCGGGCTGCACGATCCGCTACGGCGTCCGGGTCACCGCCATCGGCCGGGCCGCGGACGGCACGGTCACCGTCTCCGCGGGTGCCACGCCGGCGCTGCGCACCAAGGTGCTGGTCAACTGCGCCGGCCTGTACAGCGACCGCGTCGCGCGGCTCGCGGGCGACGACCCCGGGATGCGCATCGTGCCCTTCCGCGGGGAGTTCTACGAGCTGGCGCCGGCCCGCCGCGGCCTCGTCCGCGGCCTGGTCTACCCGGTGCCCGACCCCGACTTCCCCTTCCTCGGCGTGCACCTCACCCGGGACGTCCACGGCGGCGTCCACCTCGGCCCGAACGCGGTGCCCGCGCTGGCCAGGGAGGGCTACGGCCGCTGGACCGTACGCCCGCGCGACCTGGCGGGCACCGCCGCGTACCCGGGCGCCTGGCGGATCGCCCGCAGGCACTGGCGGCAGGAGGCGGGCGAGGTGCTGCGCTCGCTGTCCAAGCGGGCCTTCACCGCGAACGCCCGCCGCCTGCTGCCCGCCCTGCGCTCCTCCGACCTGCGCCCGGCCCCCGCGGGCGTCCGCGCCCAGGCCGTGCTGCCCGACGGCACCCTCGTGGACGACTTCCGCTTCGCCGGCTCGCCCCCGTTCGTGCACGTGCTCAACGCCCCCTCCCCCGCCGCGACCGCCGCCCTGCCGATCGGCCGCGAGGTGGCCCGGCGGGTGCTGGCGGCGCTGTGA
- a CDS encoding MFS transporter, with translation MNREHRGPNEKLGTLLGLAGISNAGLARRVNDLGAQRGLTLRYDKTSVARWVAKGMVPQGAAPHLIAAAIGSKLGRPVPLHEIGLADADPAPEVGLAFPRDVGEAVKSATDLWRLDLAGRRGPGGSGIWQSLAGSFAVSAYVTPASRWLITPADATVARDAPAPGMAHVGHTDVSKLREAAEDARRWDSKYGGGDWRSGMVPECLRVEAAPLLLGSYSDDVGRALFGATAELTRLAGWMAFDTGQQEAAQRYYIQALRLARAAADVPLGGYVLASMSLQATYRNFADEGVDLAQAALERNRGLATARTMSFFHLVEARAHAKAGEAAACGASLAAAEALLERAREGDADPSWLGFYSYDRLAADAAECYRDLRIPRQVQRFTEHALAKPTEEFVRSHGLRLVVSAVAELESGNLDAACAAGVKAVEVAGRISSARTTEYVRDLLHRLEPYNDEPRVLELRERARPLLAAPA, from the coding sequence GTGAACAGAGAACACCGCGGGCCGAACGAGAAACTCGGCACCCTTCTCGGTCTGGCCGGCATCAGCAACGCCGGACTCGCCCGCCGGGTCAACGACCTGGGCGCGCAACGCGGTCTGACGCTGCGTTATGACAAGACGTCGGTCGCCCGCTGGGTCGCCAAGGGCATGGTCCCGCAGGGCGCCGCGCCGCATCTGATCGCCGCCGCGATCGGCAGCAAGCTCGGCCGCCCGGTGCCGCTGCACGAGATAGGGCTCGCGGACGCCGATCCCGCCCCGGAGGTCGGTCTCGCCTTCCCGCGCGACGTCGGCGAGGCGGTGAAATCGGCCACCGATCTGTGGCGGTTGGACCTCGCGGGGCGGCGCGGGCCGGGCGGATCCGGTATCTGGCAGAGTTTGGCTGGATCTTTCGCAGTGAGCGCTTACGTGACCCCCGCGTCGCGCTGGCTGATCACCCCCGCGGACGCGACAGTCGCCCGGGACGCGCCCGCACCGGGCATGGCGCACGTCGGGCACACCGATGTCTCCAAGCTCCGCGAGGCCGCCGAGGACGCCCGCCGCTGGGACTCCAAGTACGGCGGCGGCGACTGGCGTTCGGGCATGGTGCCGGAGTGCCTGCGGGTCGAGGCGGCGCCGCTGCTGCTCGGCTCGTACAGCGACGACGTCGGCCGCGCGCTCTTCGGCGCCACCGCCGAACTGACCAGGCTGGCCGGGTGGATGGCCTTCGACACCGGCCAGCAGGAGGCCGCGCAGCGGTACTACATCCAGGCGCTGCGGCTGGCCCGCGCCGCCGCGGACGTTCCGCTCGGCGGCTACGTGCTCGCGTCGATGTCGCTGCAGGCCACCTACCGCAACTTCGCCGACGAGGGCGTCGACCTGGCGCAGGCCGCGCTGGAGCGCAACCGGGGCCTGGCGACCGCCCGCACCATGAGCTTCTTCCACCTGGTCGAGGCGCGCGCCCACGCCAAGGCCGGCGAAGCCGCGGCCTGCGGGGCATCGCTCGCCGCCGCGGAGGCGCTGCTCGAACGGGCCAGGGAAGGCGACGCGGACCCGAGCTGGCTCGGCTTCTACTCCTACGACCGGCTCGCCGCCGACGCCGCCGAGTGCTACCGCGACCTGCGCATACCCCGCCAGGTGCAGCGCTTCACCGAACACGCGCTGGCCAAGCCGACGGAGGAGTTCGTCCGCTCCCACGGGCTGCGGCTCGTCGTGTCGGCCGTCGCCGAGCTGGAGTCGGGCAATCTGGACGCCGCGTGCGCCGCGGGGGTGAAGGCGGTCGAGGTCGCGGGCCGCATCTCCTCGGCCCGCACCACGGAATACGTCCGCGACCTGCTGCACCGCCTTGAGCCGTACAACGACGAGCCGCGGGTGCTCGAACTGCGGGAGCGGGCGCGGCCGTTGCTGGCGGCACCAGCGTAG